Proteins encoded by one window of Streptacidiphilus sp. PB12-B1b:
- the rsmD gene encoding 16S rRNA (guanine(966)-N(2))-methyltransferase RsmD has product MTRVIAGSARGRHLAVPPGEGTRPTSDRAREGLFSSWEAQRGSLAGARVLDLYAGSGAVGLEALSRGAGHALLVESDPGAVKAILANVRTLGLSGAEVRPGQVEKVLAGEPPATRYDMLFMDPPYVVTDDEVREILITLCSRGWLADGTIATVERGTRGGEFVWPAGFQALRSRRYGEATLWYGRPVAEGADSADPVA; this is encoded by the coding sequence ATGACCCGCGTGATCGCCGGATCCGCCCGAGGCCGCCACCTGGCCGTGCCGCCGGGCGAGGGCACCCGTCCGACCTCCGACCGGGCCCGCGAGGGCCTGTTCTCCAGCTGGGAGGCGCAGCGCGGCTCGCTGGCCGGGGCCCGGGTGCTGGACCTGTACGCCGGGTCCGGCGCCGTGGGCCTGGAGGCGCTGTCGCGCGGCGCCGGGCACGCGCTGCTGGTGGAGTCCGATCCGGGGGCGGTGAAGGCGATCCTGGCCAACGTCCGCACCCTGGGCCTGTCCGGCGCCGAGGTGCGCCCGGGCCAGGTCGAGAAGGTGCTCGCCGGCGAGCCGCCGGCGACCCGCTACGACATGCTCTTCATGGACCCGCCGTACGTGGTGACGGACGACGAGGTCCGCGAGATTCTGATCACACTGTGTTCCCGGGGATGGCTCGCCGACGGGACGATTGCCACCGTGGAGCGCGGCACCAGGGGCGGCGAGTTCGTCTGGCCCGCCGGGTTCCAGGCGCTCCGTTCGCGCCGGTACGGCGAGGCGACCCTCTGGTACGGCCGCCCCGTCGCCGAGGGGGCCGACAGCGCCGACCCAGTCGCCTGA
- the recG gene encoding ATP-dependent DNA helicase RecG, translating into MSALDQPLKRLVGGPSAKALADHLDLHTAGDLLHHYPRRYAERGELTSLDDLVLDEHVTVMARIEESRVIPFQGRKGDRLEVVVTDGRSRLRLTFFNQARRVHELRPGRQGLFAGKVGVFNRVRQLANPEYELMDEEDTGLAREFAGRLIPVYPAAAKVPSWRISKAVDALLGSLDWDELADPLPEELRAGRGLLPLRDALQQIHRPADQAECHAARARLKWDEAFVLQVALAQRRAADSAQTATPRVPGRDGLLDAFDARLPFTLTDGQQKVSAEIFADLAREHPMHRLLQGEVGSGKTLVALRAMLAVVDAGGQAAMLAPTEVLAQQHHRSIVEMMGDLAEAGLLGGSELGTRIALLTGSMGVAARRRALLDLVTGDAGIVIGTHALIEDGVRFHQDDLGLVVVDEQHRFGVEQRDALRAKAARPPHLLVMTATPIPRTVAMTVFGDLETSVLDQLPAGRSPIATHVVPALEKPNFLTRAWERVREEVAAGHQAYVVCPRIGDEEDDRKAKQAAGDDRRPPLAVLDTAEKLLRGPLAGLRVEVLHGRMAPDAKDDVMRRFTAGQVDVLVATTVIEVGVNVPNATVMAVLDADRFGVSQLHQLRGRVGRGSAPGLCLLVSEMPDGSPARRRLDAVAATLDGFELSRIDLEQRREGDVLGQAQSGVRSSLRVLSVLEDEEVIAAAREEATAVVAADPRLEGHPELAAALRSLVDEERADFLEKG; encoded by the coding sequence GTGTCCGCGCTCGACCAACCGCTCAAGCGGCTCGTCGGCGGCCCCAGCGCCAAGGCCCTGGCCGACCACCTGGACCTGCACACCGCCGGTGACCTGCTGCACCACTACCCGCGCCGCTACGCCGAGCGCGGCGAGCTGACCAGCCTGGACGACCTGGTGCTGGACGAGCACGTCACGGTGATGGCCCGGATCGAGGAGTCCCGGGTCATCCCGTTCCAGGGGCGCAAGGGCGACCGGCTCGAAGTCGTGGTCACCGACGGCCGCAGCCGGCTCCGGCTGACCTTCTTCAACCAGGCCCGGCGCGTCCACGAACTGCGCCCCGGCCGCCAGGGGCTGTTCGCGGGCAAGGTCGGCGTCTTCAACCGGGTCCGCCAACTCGCCAACCCCGAGTACGAGTTGATGGACGAGGAGGACACTGGGCTGGCCCGGGAGTTCGCCGGGCGGCTGATCCCGGTCTACCCGGCCGCCGCCAAGGTCCCCTCCTGGCGGATCTCCAAGGCCGTCGACGCCCTGCTCGGCAGCCTCGACTGGGACGAACTGGCCGACCCGCTGCCCGAGGAGCTGCGCGCGGGCCGCGGCCTGCTGCCGCTGCGCGACGCCCTGCAGCAGATCCACCGCCCCGCCGACCAGGCCGAGTGCCACGCCGCCAGGGCCCGGCTGAAATGGGACGAGGCCTTCGTGCTGCAGGTCGCCCTGGCCCAGCGCCGCGCCGCCGACAGCGCGCAGACCGCCACCCCCCGGGTACCCGGCCGGGACGGCCTGCTGGACGCCTTCGACGCCCGGCTGCCGTTCACCCTGACCGACGGCCAGCAGAAGGTCTCCGCCGAGATCTTCGCCGACCTGGCCCGGGAACACCCCATGCACCGGCTGCTGCAGGGCGAGGTCGGCTCGGGCAAGACCCTGGTGGCGCTGCGCGCCATGCTGGCCGTGGTCGACGCCGGCGGCCAGGCGGCGATGCTCGCGCCGACCGAGGTGCTGGCCCAGCAGCACCACCGCTCCATCGTGGAGATGATGGGCGACCTGGCCGAGGCCGGGCTGCTCGGCGGCTCCGAGCTGGGCACCAGGATCGCGCTGCTCACCGGCTCCATGGGCGTCGCCGCCCGCCGCCGCGCCCTGCTCGACCTGGTCACCGGCGACGCCGGGATCGTCATCGGCACCCACGCCCTGATCGAGGACGGCGTCCGGTTCCACCAGGACGACCTGGGCCTGGTGGTGGTGGACGAGCAGCACCGCTTCGGCGTCGAGCAGCGCGACGCGCTCCGCGCCAAGGCCGCTCGCCCGCCGCACCTGCTGGTGATGACGGCCACGCCCATCCCGCGCACGGTCGCCATGACCGTCTTCGGCGACCTGGAGACTTCCGTCCTGGACCAGCTCCCGGCCGGGCGCTCGCCGATCGCCACCCACGTCGTCCCGGCCCTGGAGAAGCCCAACTTCCTCACCCGCGCCTGGGAGCGGGTCCGCGAGGAGGTCGCGGCCGGTCACCAGGCGTACGTGGTCTGCCCGCGCATCGGCGACGAGGAGGACGACAGGAAGGCCAAGCAGGCGGCCGGAGACGACCGCCGCCCGCCGCTGGCGGTGCTGGACACCGCCGAGAAGCTGCTCCGCGGCCCGCTGGCCGGGCTGCGGGTGGAGGTCCTGCACGGCAGGATGGCGCCGGACGCCAAGGACGACGTCATGCGCCGCTTCACCGCCGGGCAGGTGGACGTGCTGGTGGCGACCACCGTCATCGAGGTCGGCGTCAACGTCCCCAACGCCACCGTCATGGCCGTGCTGGACGCCGACCGCTTCGGCGTCTCCCAGCTGCACCAGCTGCGCGGCCGGGTCGGCCGGGGTTCCGCACCCGGCCTGTGCCTGCTGGTCAGCGAGATGCCCGACGGCAGCCCGGCCCGGCGCCGGCTGGACGCGGTCGCCGCCACCCTGGACGGCTTCGAGCTGTCCCGGATCGACCTGGAGCAGCGCCGCGAGGGGGACGTCCTCGGCCAGGCCCAGTCCGGCGTCCGCTCCTCGCTGCGGGTGCTGTCGGTGCTGGAGGACGAGGAGGTGATCGCCGCCGCCCGCGAGGAGGCCACTGCCGTGGTCGCCGCCGACCCCCGGTTGGAGGGCCATCCGGAGCTGGCCGCGGCCCTGCGCAGCCTGGTCGACGAGGAGCGCGCGGACTTCCTGGAGAAGGGCTGA
- a CDS encoding DAK2 domain-containing protein yields MLDTLDAPAVRTWCRLSLAALGQAREEIDALNVYPVPDGDTGTNLYLTVESAAEEVDRLFDAGTPSLADALRAMAHGALLGARGNSGVILAQLLRGIAAAFGTDPAVAADAAALCRALRGAADAGYEAVAEPVEGTVLTVAAAAADAAEAAAGRDPRADLAAVAQAAYEAARSALARTPSQLEVLSRAGVVDAGGRGLVTVLGALADAVSGHSPMGPLALAGSRAAEPVPSGPHTAAPGSPGYEVIYLLDAEDDRLPALRAALGGLGDSLVVVGGDGLWNVHVHVDDPGAAVEAGIAAGRPHRIRITHFAAADGSARTGYPDGWPGPGADPAGSPRGVVSVVHGQGLAGLCTDSGATVVHADPDRPPSSTELAAAVRRARSREVVLLLNDAELRPAAGAAAEQLRREGVRVAVIPTRSPVQGLAALAVHEPGRRFDEDVVAMTSAAGATRYAELAVAEGESWTMAGVCQAGDVLGLIDGDVAVIGAVIGETAAVVLDRMLAAGGELVTLILGEGVPDTVADHLVAHVRRANPVVDTVVYRGDQASSPLLIGVE; encoded by the coding sequence GTGCTGGACACCCTCGACGCTCCGGCTGTGCGCACCTGGTGCAGGCTCTCGCTGGCCGCCCTCGGCCAGGCCCGCGAGGAGATCGACGCGCTCAACGTCTACCCCGTCCCGGACGGCGACACCGGCACCAACCTCTACCTCACCGTCGAGTCCGCCGCCGAGGAGGTCGACCGGCTCTTCGACGCCGGGACGCCCTCCCTGGCCGACGCCCTGCGGGCGATGGCGCACGGCGCGCTGCTGGGCGCGCGCGGCAACTCCGGCGTGATCCTGGCCCAGCTGCTGCGCGGCATCGCCGCCGCCTTCGGCACCGACCCGGCCGTCGCCGCCGACGCCGCCGCCCTGTGCCGGGCCCTGCGCGGCGCCGCCGACGCCGGCTACGAGGCCGTGGCCGAGCCGGTCGAGGGGACGGTGCTGACCGTCGCCGCAGCCGCCGCCGACGCCGCCGAGGCCGCCGCCGGGCGCGACCCCCGGGCGGATCTGGCCGCCGTCGCCCAGGCCGCCTACGAGGCCGCCCGCAGCGCCCTGGCCCGCACCCCCTCGCAGCTGGAGGTGCTCAGCCGGGCCGGGGTGGTCGACGCCGGCGGGCGCGGCCTGGTCACCGTCCTCGGCGCGCTCGCCGACGCCGTCAGCGGCCACAGCCCGATGGGCCCGCTGGCCCTGGCCGGCAGCCGGGCCGCCGAACCCGTCCCCTCCGGCCCGCACACCGCCGCCCCCGGCTCCCCCGGCTACGAGGTGATCTACCTGCTGGACGCCGAGGACGACCGGCTGCCCGCCCTGCGCGCCGCCCTCGGCGGCCTCGGCGACTCCCTGGTCGTGGTCGGCGGCGACGGCCTGTGGAACGTCCACGTCCACGTGGACGACCCCGGCGCCGCCGTCGAGGCCGGGATAGCGGCCGGGCGCCCGCACCGGATCAGGATCACCCACTTCGCCGCCGCCGACGGCTCGGCCCGCACCGGCTACCCCGACGGCTGGCCCGGCCCCGGCGCCGACCCGGCCGGCTCGCCGCGCGGCGTGGTCAGCGTGGTCCACGGCCAGGGCCTGGCCGGACTGTGCACCGACTCCGGCGCCACCGTCGTCCACGCCGACCCGGACCGCCCCCCCTCCAGCACCGAGCTGGCCGCGGCCGTCCGCCGGGCCCGCTCGCGCGAGGTGGTGCTGCTGCTCAACGACGCGGAACTGCGCCCGGCGGCCGGGGCCGCCGCCGAGCAGCTGCGCCGCGAGGGCGTCCGGGTCGCGGTCATTCCCACCCGCTCGCCGGTCCAGGGCCTGGCCGCGCTGGCCGTCCACGAGCCCGGCCGCCGCTTCGACGAGGACGTCGTCGCCATGACCTCCGCCGCGGGCGCCACCCGCTACGCCGAACTGGCCGTCGCCGAGGGCGAGTCCTGGACCATGGCCGGCGTCTGCCAGGCGGGCGACGTGCTCGGGCTGATCGACGGCGACGTCGCCGTCATCGGCGCCGTCATCGGCGAGACCGCCGCCGTCGTGCTGGACCGGATGCTGGCCGCGGGCGGCGAACTGGTCACGCTGATCCTCGGCGAGGGCGTGCCCGACACCGTCGCCGACCACCTCGTCGCCCACGTCCGCCGGGCCAACCCGGTGGTGGACACCGTCGTCTACCGCGGCGACCAGGCGTCCTCCCCGCTGCTCATCGGTGTGGAGTGA
- the thiD gene encoding bifunctional hydroxymethylpyrimidine kinase/phosphomethylpyrimidine kinase: MSNVPPAAPNGVTAPPRVLTVAGSDSGGGAGIQADLKTMLALGVHGMSVITAVTAQNSVGVQGYWELPAEAVRAQYRSVVDDIGVQAVKTGMLASAELVQTVAELFADVAAPVVVDPVGVSKHGDALLAGSAVSVLRDRLLPVATVATPNLHEVTQLTGITVTGEGGMPDAARALRDLGPDWALIKGGHLHGDAADLLLGPDGEQHWFRAPRYDNRHTHGTGCTLASAIASHLALGLAVPDAVAAAKAYVTGAIAGGFALGAGIGPVDHGWRLRGPDAARGPLPG; encoded by the coding sequence ATGTCGAACGTTCCCCCCGCTGCTCCGAACGGGGTAACCGCCCCGCCCCGCGTGCTCACCGTCGCCGGATCCGACTCCGGCGGCGGCGCGGGCATCCAGGCCGACCTGAAGACCATGCTCGCCCTGGGCGTCCACGGCATGAGCGTGATCACCGCCGTCACCGCGCAGAACTCGGTCGGCGTCCAGGGCTACTGGGAGCTGCCCGCCGAGGCCGTCCGGGCGCAGTACCGCAGCGTCGTCGACGACATCGGGGTGCAGGCCGTCAAGACCGGGATGCTGGCCTCCGCCGAGCTGGTGCAGACCGTCGCCGAGCTGTTCGCCGACGTGGCCGCCCCGGTCGTGGTCGACCCGGTCGGGGTGTCCAAGCACGGCGACGCGCTGCTGGCCGGATCCGCCGTCTCGGTGCTGCGGGACCGGCTGCTGCCGGTCGCCACCGTCGCCACGCCCAACCTGCACGAGGTGACCCAGCTCACCGGGATCACCGTCACCGGCGAGGGCGGCATGCCCGACGCCGCCCGGGCGCTGCGCGACCTCGGCCCGGACTGGGCCCTGATCAAGGGCGGCCACCTGCACGGCGACGCCGCCGACCTGCTGCTCGGCCCGGACGGCGAGCAGCACTGGTTCCGCGCTCCGCGCTACGACAACCGGCACACCCACGGCACCGGCTGCACCCTGGCCAGCGCCATCGCCTCGCACCTGGCCCTCGGCCTGGCCGTCCCGGACGCCGTGGCCGCCGCCAAGGCGTACGTCACCGGCGCCATCGCCGGCGGCTTCGCCCTCGGCGCCGGCATCGGCCCGGTCGACCACGGCTGGCGGCTGCGCGGCCCGGACGCCGCCCGGGGGCCGCTGCCCGGATAA
- a CDS encoding ATP-dependent 6-phosphofructokinase yields the protein MRIGVLTSGGDCPGLNAVIRSVVHRAVADHGDTVIGIQDGFLGLIEGRAAPLALDDVQGILTLGGTVLGSARVARDRLREGVGRAGELRAALGIDALVAIGGEGTLTAAKLFSDAGLPVVAVPKTIDNDIEATDVTFGHDTAVHVATEAIDRLKTTAESHQRVMVVELMGRHTGWITLHAGMAGGAHGILIPERPFDVEEVCQVVEERFARGKKFAILAVAEGAEPRPGTMRFAHGDTDAYGHRLFGGIGTVLAGEIAQWIGKESKPVILGHVQRGGTPTAQDRVLATRFGWHAVEAVHKGAFGHMTALRGTEVRLVPLADAVVRLKTVPESRWTEAEAVL from the coding sequence ATGCGAATCGGAGTGCTGACCAGCGGCGGCGACTGCCCCGGGCTGAACGCGGTGATCCGCTCGGTGGTGCACCGGGCGGTGGCCGACCACGGCGACACCGTCATCGGCATCCAGGACGGCTTCCTCGGCCTGATCGAGGGGCGGGCCGCCCCGCTGGCGCTGGACGACGTCCAGGGCATCCTCACCCTCGGCGGCACCGTCCTCGGCTCCGCCCGGGTCGCCCGCGACCGGCTGCGCGAGGGCGTCGGCCGGGCCGGGGAGCTGCGCGCCGCCCTCGGCATCGACGCCCTGGTCGCCATCGGCGGCGAGGGCACGCTGACCGCCGCCAAGCTGTTCAGCGACGCCGGGCTGCCGGTCGTGGCCGTGCCCAAGACCATCGACAACGACATCGAGGCCACCGACGTCACGTTCGGCCACGACACCGCCGTGCACGTCGCCACCGAGGCCATCGACCGGCTGAAGACCACCGCCGAGTCGCACCAGCGGGTGATGGTGGTGGAGCTCATGGGCCGCCACACCGGCTGGATCACGCTGCACGCCGGGATGGCCGGGGGAGCCCACGGCATCCTCATCCCGGAACGGCCCTTCGACGTCGAGGAGGTCTGCCAGGTGGTGGAGGAGCGCTTCGCGCGCGGCAAGAAGTTCGCCATCCTCGCCGTCGCCGAGGGCGCCGAGCCCCGCCCGGGCACCATGCGCTTCGCCCACGGCGACACCGACGCCTACGGCCACCGCCTCTTCGGCGGCATCGGCACCGTGCTGGCCGGGGAGATCGCCCAGTGGATCGGCAAGGAGTCCAAGCCGGTCATCCTCGGCCATGTGCAGCGTGGGGGCACCCCGACCGCCCAGGACAGGGTGCTCGCCACCCGCTTCGGCTGGCACGCCGTCGAGGCCGTCCACAAGGGTGCTTTCGGCCACATGACGGCGCTGCGCGGCACGGAGGTCCGGCTGGTCCCGCTGGCCGACGCCGTGGTCCGGCTGAAGACCGTGCCGGAGAGCCGCTGGACCGAGGCCGAGGCGGTGCTCTGA
- a CDS encoding thiamine-phosphate kinase, protein MQGTVGELGEFGLIRELTSRLPRTAAVELGPGDDAAVVAAPDGRVVATTDVLLEGRHFRRDWSTAYDVGRKSAAQNLADIAAMGATPTALLLGLVAPADLPATWALELMDGIRDECQVAGAAVVGGDVVRGETITVAITALGDLQGRPPVTRSGARPGDLVAVTGWLGWSAAGLTVLSRGFRSPRAFVEAHRRPEPPYHAGPAAARLGATSMIDVSDGLVADLGHVAASSGVHIDLHAADFDIPAQMSDIGQAVGVDPLSWVLSGGEDHALVATFPPDTHLPSRWRVVGEVTRPAGLSKTGTVTVDGAPWDAVGGWDHFG, encoded by the coding sequence ATGCAGGGCACCGTCGGCGAGCTGGGCGAGTTCGGACTGATCCGGGAGCTGACCTCCAGGCTGCCGCGGACCGCCGCGGTGGAACTCGGGCCCGGCGACGACGCGGCGGTCGTGGCCGCCCCCGACGGCCGGGTGGTCGCCACCACGGACGTCCTGCTGGAGGGCCGGCACTTCCGCCGCGACTGGTCCACCGCCTACGACGTGGGCCGCAAGTCCGCCGCGCAGAACCTCGCCGACATCGCCGCCATGGGCGCCACGCCCACCGCGCTGCTGCTGGGCCTGGTGGCCCCGGCCGACCTGCCGGCCACCTGGGCGCTGGAGCTGATGGACGGCATCCGGGACGAGTGCCAGGTCGCGGGCGCGGCCGTGGTCGGCGGCGACGTCGTCCGGGGGGAGACCATCACCGTCGCCATCACCGCCCTCGGCGACCTGCAGGGCCGCCCGCCGGTGACCCGCTCCGGCGCCCGCCCGGGCGACCTGGTCGCGGTGACCGGCTGGCTGGGCTGGTCCGCGGCCGGGCTGACCGTGCTCTCCCGGGGCTTCCGCTCGCCCCGGGCCTTCGTCGAGGCGCACCGCCGCCCGGAGCCGCCGTACCACGCCGGTCCGGCCGCCGCCCGGCTGGGCGCGACCTCGATGATCGACGTCAGCGACGGCCTGGTGGCCGACCTGGGCCATGTCGCGGCCTCCAGCGGCGTGCACATAGATCTGCACGCGGCCGACTTCGACATCCCCGCGCAGATGTCCGACATCGGCCAGGCCGTCGGCGTCGACCCGCTGAGCTGGGTGCTGTCCGGGGGCGAGGACCACGCCCTGGTGGCGACCTTCCCGCCGGACACCCACCTGCCCTCGCGCTGGCGCGTGGTCGGCGAGGTCACCCGGCCCGCCGGGCTGTCCAAGACCGGCACGGTCACCGTGGACGGCGCGCCCTGGGACGCGGTCGGCGGCTGGGACCACTTCGGCTGA
- a CDS encoding Lrp/AsnC family transcriptional regulator, whose translation MVQAYILIQTEVGKATAVAGVISEIPGVLQAEDVTGPYDVIVRAEASTVDDLGRLVVAQIQQVEGITRTLTCPVVHL comes from the coding sequence GTGGTACAGGCATACATCCTCATCCAGACCGAGGTCGGAAAGGCCACAGCCGTGGCCGGAGTGATCTCCGAGATCCCCGGGGTGCTCCAGGCCGAGGACGTCACCGGTCCCTACGACGTCATCGTCCGCGCCGAGGCATCCACCGTGGATGACCTGGGGCGTCTGGTCGTGGCCCAGATCCAGCAGGTGGAGGGGATCACCCGAACCCTGACCTGCCCGGTGGTCCACCTCTAG
- a CDS encoding DUF3515 family protein has product MTATTGAALALLAGCSGGLHVPAPVTTGAAAAQCRSLHALLPPTLMGQKRRSSSPASDNTAAWGDPAITVRCGVAEPGPLDPRAADYDPTELHTVWVLVDGVCWLTQPPADNGGGFTFTTVKQQTYVQVHVPGAYAGQSYPLPALAGPVLKADPANPDSAYDCA; this is encoded by the coding sequence GTGACCGCGACCACCGGAGCGGCCCTGGCCCTGCTGGCCGGCTGCTCCGGCGGTCTGCACGTGCCCGCACCGGTGACCACCGGCGCCGCCGCCGCGCAGTGCCGCTCGCTGCACGCGCTGCTGCCGCCGACGCTGATGGGCCAGAAGCGCCGCAGCAGCAGCCCGGCCTCCGACAACACCGCCGCCTGGGGCGACCCGGCGATCACCGTGCGCTGCGGGGTGGCCGAGCCGGGCCCGCTGGACCCGAGGGCGGCCGACTACGACCCCACCGAGCTACACACCGTCTGGGTGCTGGTGGACGGCGTGTGCTGGCTCACCCAGCCGCCCGCCGACAACGGCGGCGGCTTCACCTTCACCACCGTCAAGCAGCAGACGTACGTCCAGGTGCACGTCCCCGGCGCGTACGCCGGACAGAGCTACCCGCTGCCCGCGCTGGCCGGGCCGGTGCTGAAGGCCGACCCGGCCAACCCCGACAGCGCGTACGACTGCGCCTGA
- a CDS encoding toxin-antitoxin system, toxin component: MTTPPQPVAGNPYAQPAAGNPYADRAQAPAPANPYAPPYPPQQPPLPPQPPYAQQPPHPQQPAQAPFAPPQQPYPPQPYPQQSYPGPQSGVGCRFCGAQPAVEATVRAHRGMVLMMQWRTQHGPFCRTCGVASVRKLTADTLIQGWWGLQSFFRTPVTLVQNALAYRRIKALPEPAPGRPGQPLELGRPLLARPGAIGLLVPVAVVALVVAGITASSSDPSYASVGSCVQNHGTSDNPDVSVVTCAPGTYKVIDKLGDTTDDSGCPQPTTVSYTQQESGDDFVLCLEPYSS, translated from the coding sequence ATGACCACCCCGCCCCAGCCTGTTGCGGGCAATCCCTATGCCCAGCCGGCCGCCGGGAACCCCTACGCCGACCGGGCCCAGGCACCGGCCCCGGCCAACCCGTACGCCCCGCCGTACCCACCGCAGCAGCCGCCCCTCCCGCCGCAGCCCCCGTACGCCCAGCAGCCCCCGCACCCGCAGCAGCCCGCGCAGGCGCCGTTCGCGCCGCCGCAGCAGCCCTACCCGCCGCAGCCTTACCCGCAGCAGTCGTACCCGGGGCCGCAGTCCGGCGTCGGCTGCCGCTTCTGCGGGGCGCAGCCCGCGGTGGAGGCCACCGTGCGGGCGCACCGGGGCATGGTCCTGATGATGCAGTGGCGCACCCAGCACGGGCCGTTCTGCCGCACCTGCGGCGTGGCCAGTGTGCGCAAGCTCACCGCCGACACCCTGATCCAGGGCTGGTGGGGGCTGCAGTCCTTCTTCCGGACGCCGGTCACCCTGGTCCAGAACGCGCTCGCCTACCGGAGGATCAAGGCGCTGCCGGAGCCCGCCCCGGGCCGTCCCGGGCAGCCGCTGGAGCTGGGCAGGCCGCTGCTGGCGCGCCCCGGCGCGATCGGGCTGCTGGTGCCGGTGGCGGTGGTCGCCCTGGTCGTCGCGGGCATCACCGCCTCGTCCAGCGATCCCAGCTACGCCTCGGTCGGCAGCTGCGTGCAGAACCACGGCACCTCGGACAACCCGGACGTGTCGGTGGTCACCTGCGCGCCGGGCACCTACAAGGTGATCGACAAGCTGGGCGACACCACCGACGACAGCGGCTGCCCGCAGCCGACCACGGTGTCGTACACGCAGCAGGAGAGCGGCGACGACTTCGTCCTCTGCCTGGAGCCGTACAGCTCCTGA
- a CDS encoding D-alanine--D-alanine ligase family protein, with the protein MSTESSSPVPVPAAAGTPRKPRVAIVFGGRSSEHAVSVSTAGSVLRAIDRDAYEVLPIGIATDGRWALTADEPDRMAITEGRLPSVEDIAESADGQVNLPASPVDRGLVYTEPGAVPKALGEVDVVLPLLHGPWGEDGTVQGLLELSGVPYVGSGVLSSAVGMDKEYTKRVLASFGLPVGPYTVVRPREWADQAARPAVRDRIAELGYPVFVKPARAGSSIGITRVTGPQGLDEAIEEARRHDPKVVVEAGLTGRELECGVLEFEDGPRASLPAEVLVGEGYDFYDFEAKYIDSSEVRIPAALTGEETARLRALAVDVFEALACEGLARVDVFLLEDGSFVVNEINTMPGFTPISAFPRMWEATGVPYPELIDRLIRAALSRSTGLR; encoded by the coding sequence ATGAGCACTGAGTCCTCCTCCCCTGTCCCCGTGCCCGCCGCAGCGGGCACTCCCCGCAAGCCGCGCGTTGCGATCGTCTTCGGCGGACGCAGCTCCGAGCACGCCGTCTCGGTCTCCACCGCCGGCAGCGTGCTGCGCGCCATCGACCGCGACGCCTACGAGGTGCTGCCGATCGGCATCGCCACCGACGGCCGCTGGGCGCTCACCGCCGACGAGCCCGACCGGATGGCGATCACCGAGGGTCGGCTGCCCTCGGTCGAGGACATCGCCGAGTCGGCCGACGGCCAGGTCAACCTCCCGGCCAGCCCGGTGGACCGGGGGCTGGTCTACACCGAGCCGGGCGCGGTGCCCAAGGCTCTCGGCGAGGTGGACGTCGTCCTGCCGCTGCTGCACGGCCCGTGGGGCGAGGACGGCACGGTCCAGGGCCTGCTGGAGCTCTCCGGCGTGCCGTACGTCGGCTCGGGCGTGCTGTCCAGCGCCGTCGGCATGGACAAGGAGTACACCAAGCGGGTGCTGGCCTCGTTCGGGCTGCCGGTCGGCCCGTACACCGTGGTCCGGCCGCGCGAGTGGGCCGACCAGGCCGCCCGCCCCGCCGTCCGCGACCGCATCGCCGAGCTGGGCTACCCGGTGTTCGTGAAGCCCGCCCGGGCCGGTTCCAGCATCGGCATCACCCGGGTGACCGGGCCGCAGGGCCTGGACGAGGCCATCGAGGAGGCCCGCCGGCACGACCCCAAGGTGGTGGTCGAGGCCGGCCTGACCGGCCGCGAACTGGAGTGCGGCGTCCTGGAGTTCGAGGACGGTCCGCGCGCCAGCCTGCCCGCCGAGGTGCTGGTCGGCGAGGGCTACGACTTCTACGACTTCGAGGCCAAGTACATCGACTCCAGCGAGGTGCGCATCCCGGCCGCGCTGACCGGGGAGGAGACCGCGCGGCTGCGCGCCCTGGCCGTCGACGTGTTCGAGGCGCTGGCCTGCGAGGGCCTGGCCCGGGTGGACGTCTTCCTGCTGGAGGACGGCTCGTTCGTGGTCAACGAGATCAACACCATGCCCGGTTTCACGCCCATCTCGGCCTTCCCCCGGATGTGGGAGGCCACCGGCGTGCCCTACCCGGAGTTGATCGACCGGCTGATCCGGGCCGCGCTGAGCCGCTCCACCGGCCTGCGCTAG